The following coding sequences are from one Streptomyces sp. NBC_00536 window:
- a CDS encoding DUF6986 family protein, with the protein MGQQEKVATSLAGAVSEGISASLAPVDAELARHYPGDPGTRQPIHTVYVPGDVFAADTIRSWGDQALAALDEHAPDAATFAKVLGISDELALPVYDRVRAKLLSEPIEDLRVDFEDGFGVRSDEEEDQAAARAARLVSEAFSNGTNAPYMGIRMKCMESNVRDRGIRTTDIFLSGLLEHGGLPDGLVLTLPKVTYAEQVSAFVKLLEAFETARGLRPGRIGFEIQIETSQSILASDGTATVARMIEASKGRATGLHYGTFDYSACVGVSAAYQSSDHPAADHAKAIMQVAAAGTGVRVSDGSTNVLPIGTTEHVHEAWKLHYGLTRRALARAYYQGWDMHPAHLPTRYAAVFTFYREGLEAAAARLKAYVAKIEGDVMDEPATAKALAGYLVRGLDCGAVGAEEVTALTGLTRAELDAFAIPRRSATLHA; encoded by the coding sequence ATGGGTCAGCAGGAGAAGGTGGCGACAAGCCTCGCAGGCGCGGTCAGCGAGGGCATCAGCGCCTCCCTCGCGCCGGTGGACGCGGAACTCGCGCGCCACTACCCGGGCGACCCCGGCACCCGCCAGCCCATCCACACGGTCTACGTCCCCGGTGACGTCTTCGCCGCGGACACCATCCGCTCCTGGGGCGACCAGGCCCTCGCCGCGCTCGACGAGCACGCCCCGGACGCGGCCACCTTCGCCAAGGTACTCGGCATCAGCGACGAACTGGCCCTGCCGGTCTACGACCGCGTGCGCGCCAAGCTCCTCAGCGAGCCCATCGAGGACCTCCGCGTCGACTTCGAGGACGGCTTCGGCGTCCGCTCCGACGAGGAGGAGGACCAGGCCGCGGCCCGCGCCGCCCGCCTCGTCTCGGAAGCCTTCTCCAACGGCACCAACGCGCCCTACATGGGCATCCGCATGAAGTGCATGGAGTCCAACGTCCGCGACCGCGGCATCCGCACCACCGACATCTTCCTCTCGGGCCTGCTGGAGCACGGCGGCCTGCCCGACGGGCTCGTCCTCACCCTCCCCAAGGTGACCTACGCCGAGCAGGTCAGCGCCTTCGTCAAGCTGCTCGAAGCCTTCGAGACCGCCCGCGGCCTGCGCCCGGGCCGGATCGGCTTCGAGATCCAGATCGAGACCAGCCAGTCCATCCTCGCCTCCGACGGCACCGCCACCGTGGCCCGGATGATCGAGGCCTCGAAGGGCCGCGCCACCGGCCTGCACTACGGCACCTTCGACTACAGCGCCTGCGTCGGCGTCTCCGCCGCCTACCAGTCCAGCGACCACCCGGCCGCCGACCACGCCAAGGCGATCATGCAGGTCGCGGCCGCGGGCACCGGCGTACGCGTCTCGGACGGCTCGACCAACGTGCTGCCGATCGGCACCACCGAGCACGTGCACGAGGCGTGGAAGCTGCACTACGGCCTCACCCGCCGCGCCCTGGCCCGCGCCTACTACCAGGGCTGGGACATGCACCCGGCGCACCTGCCGACCCGCTACGCGGCCGTCTTCACCTTCTACCGCGAGGGCCTGGAAGCCGCCGCCGCGCGTCTGAAGGCCTACGTCGCCAAGATCGAGGGCGACGTGATGGACGAGCCCGCCACCGCCAAGGCCCTGGCCGGCTACCTGGTCCGCGGCCTGGACTGCGGCGCGGTCGGCGCCGAGGAGGTCACCGCCCTGACCGGCCTGACCCGCGCCGAGCTGGACGCCTTCGCGATCCCGCGCCGCTCGGCGACCCTGCACGCCTGA
- a CDS encoding electron transfer flavoprotein subunit alpha/FixB family protein, whose product MAEVLVYVDHVDGAVRKPTLELLTLARRIGEPVAVALGAGAADTAAVLAEHGAVKVLTADAPEFTEYLVVPKVDALQAAYDAVSPVAVLVPSSAEGKEIAARLAVRIGSGIITDAVDLEAGDEGPVATQAAFAASFTTKSRVSKGTPVITVKPNSAPVEAAPAAGAVEALAVTFGALATGTKVVSRTPRESTGRPELTEAAIVVSGGRGVNGAENFHIIEALADSLGAAVGASRAAVDAGWYPHSNQVGQTGKSVSPQLYIASGISGAIQHRAGMQTSKTIVAINKDSEAPIFDLVDYGVVGDLFAVVPQLTEEIQARKG is encoded by the coding sequence ATGGCTGAAGTCCTCGTCTACGTCGACCACGTGGACGGCGCCGTCCGCAAGCCCACCCTCGAACTGCTGACGCTGGCCCGCCGCATCGGCGAGCCCGTCGCCGTCGCCCTGGGCGCCGGCGCCGCCGACACCGCCGCCGTGCTCGCCGAGCACGGTGCGGTCAAGGTCCTCACCGCCGACGCCCCCGAGTTCACCGAGTACCTCGTCGTACCGAAGGTGGACGCGCTCCAGGCTGCTTACGACGCCGTTTCCCCGGTGGCCGTGCTCGTCCCCTCCTCCGCCGAGGGCAAGGAGATCGCGGCCCGCCTGGCCGTCCGCATCGGCTCCGGCATCATCACGGACGCCGTCGACCTGGAGGCGGGTGACGAGGGTCCGGTCGCGACGCAGGCCGCTTTCGCCGCGTCCTTCACCACCAAGTCCCGTGTCTCCAAGGGCACTCCGGTCATCACCGTCAAGCCGAACTCGGCTCCGGTCGAGGCCGCCCCGGCCGCGGGCGCCGTCGAGGCGCTCGCCGTCACCTTCGGTGCGCTGGCCACCGGCACCAAGGTCGTCTCCCGCACCCCGCGCGAGTCGACCGGCCGCCCGGAGCTGACCGAGGCCGCGATCGTGGTCTCCGGCGGCCGCGGCGTCAACGGCGCCGAGAACTTCCACATCATCGAGGCGCTCGCCGACTCGCTCGGTGCGGCCGTCGGTGCCTCCCGCGCCGCCGTGGACGCCGGCTGGTACCCGCACTCCAACCAGGTCGGCCAGACCGGCAAGTCGGTCTCCCCGCAGCTGTACATCGCCTCGGGCATCTCCGGCGCGATCCAGCACCGCGCCGGCATGCAGACCTCGAAGACCATCGTGGCCATCAACAAGGACTCCGAGGCCCCGATCTTCGACCTGGTCGACTACGGCGTGGTCGGCGACCTCTTCGCCGTCGTCCCGCAGCTGACCGAAGAGATCCAGGCCCGCAAGGGCTGA